DNA from Evansella sp. LMS18:
CCTGTAGCAGAGGGTCATTCGTGAAATCAATACCAGGAACGACATTCCCAGTGTGAAAAGCGGCCTGCTCTGTTTCAGCAAAAAAATTATCGTTGTTCCTGTTCAGGGTCAGCTTACCAATCGGCCTGACAGGGATGAGTTCCTCGGGCCAGAGCTTGGTGGAATCAAGTACGTCAAAATCAAATTTAAATTCGTCTTCCTCTTCAAGTACCTGAATGCCGAATTCGTACTCAGGGAAGTGGCCTGCTTCAATAGCCTCCCAAAGATCACGCCTGTGGTAATCCGGATCTTTACCCGCCAGTTTCTGAGCCTCATCCCAAACGAGAGAATGGGTTCCGAGAAGGGGAGTCCAGTGGAATTTCACAAAACGGGCTTTCCCCTGCGCATTTACCACCCTGAATGTATGGACACCGAACCCCTGCATCATCCGGTAGCTTCTCGGTATCGCTCTGTCTGAGAGGAGCCACATAATCATATGGGCGATCTCCGTGTTATTCACCACAAAGTCCCAGAATGTATCGTGAGCCGAGGAAGCCTGGGGCATTTCATTATGCGGCTCTGGTTTTATCGCATGTACAACGTCCGGGAATTTGATTGCATCCTGGATGAAAAAAACCGGGATATTGTTAGCCACAAGATCATAATTTCCTTCTTCCGTGTAAAACTTCGTGGCAAAACCCCGTACATCCCGTACAGTGTCTGCGGAGCCCCGGGAGCCTACAACGGTGGAAAAACGGACAAACACCGGAGTTTTTACAGACGGGTCCTGCAGAAACTTTGCCCTGGTCAACTCCGTTAATGGTTCATACACCTGAAAATAACCGTATGCCCCGGTCCCCCGGGCATGAACGACCCGTTCAGGAATCCGCTCATGGTCAAAATGGGTCATTTTCTCACGGAAATGAAAATCCTCCATAATCGTAGGTCCCCGGATACCTGCTTTAAGAGAATCATCATCATTTGAAACGGGCACTCCCTGATTCGTCGTCAGCTTTTCTCCTTCATGGTCCACAGTAAACTGCTCCAGCTGCTGTTTTTTCTGCTGCGGCCTCTGTTTCGGCGGCACGCTTTTTTTAGGCAGTTTATTATCTTTCATCGGTTTCCCTTCCCCCTCACTGCGCATGTCTTCTACTCGTATATGTATGGCAGGCCGTTGCAATTTATGCTGTTACTGTGCGGGGTTGGAAAAAATCAGGAACTTATGTATGTTTTAAATTTCCAGTAGGAAAATAGATGTGAACAGGACTCGTTCACGTTTTACAACCAACTAACAGGAGGATGACAAGATGAAGAAAAACATACTGTGGGTTCTTGCTTTACTTATTTTTGTAAGTGTAATGGTTCCGGGAAACTTCGCGCAGGCTCAGGATCCTGAATATGCAAAGTGGGGGAAGCTTGCTATTGAAAGAATGATGGAAGAATATCCAGGTGAGGACGTTAAGGAATATGACTATCAGGGGAAGGTGATCATATCGGATGTCCGGGAGCAGTTTAACTTCCTCTTCACACTGGAAGACGGCAGTAAAGTGAGGGCTTACGTGCTGGTGGACAGGAAAAAAGATGAGCTGATCGATATACATCTGGAACAGGGGCAGTAAACAGGAAAGCCGGGATGGCTGTACAAGCATCCCGGCTTCTTTATTTCAGGTCCACTAAAATGAAGCATTTATCATCGTTTTCAGTGTAGCTGCTTTCGGTCTCCTCCAGTGACTGGAGAATGCTTTCTTTCAGCTCTTTGAGGGAAGCAGAAGGGTGTTTCATCAATAGTTCAGGAAGGTGCTGCACATCCAGGGGATCGGTGACTCCGTCTGTATACAGGAGCAGCCGTCCGCCGTTTGAGTATTCGACCGAGTTTTTCACAAAGGTTATCCCTTCGAACGCCCCGAGAGGAGGAGTGGTGGATATGAGTTCGTACTGAATACCATCTGGAGCCTGGAGAAGCGCCGGAGGATGGCCCGCATTAACATATTCAATCGTTTTTCTTTCCGTATCGATAAACAGATATATGGCTGTACAGTAATGCCAGGCATCTGCGTTATTGCGGAACAGTTCATGGAGGTGGGCATCAAGTTCCTTCATGATCCTTTCACCAGTAACCCCCCGTGAAATCAGCCTTTGGAACAGGGACTGGAGAGACATAGTAATCATGGAGGAGGAAATTCCGTGCCCCATTACATCGAGGAGAATAATGCCATACTGTGTCCTGCTGATTTGGTAAAAACCGTACATATCGCCGGAAAGCTCGCTGGAAGCTTTATAGTAAGCATCGATTTCCAGTTCCTCATTATTGATTGGTTCTGTTAAAGATGTTTCCTGAATATTTTTGGCCAGCTGCAGCTCTTTTTCTATATTTTCTTTATACAGCTGGTTTTCCCTGTTAAGTGCGATTAGCTCCTGCCTCTGTTCTTCGAGCTTCTGCAGGAGGTCTTCCATTTCCATAACAGCTTTATCTTTTTCCACGAGAGCGATTTCCGCCATTTTTTTCGCCTTGATTAGCTCGTTCTCATATTCGTCCCGTTTGTGCATTGGGATAAGGACACAATCAATCACAGATGCGTTGTTTCTATACCTTCGCAGCGCATTAATCAGCACAGGGAGTTCTTCCCCTTTGCTTGATGTTAATGAGATATACATTTCTTCCACTTTCTCTTCCTTACTTATGAGCGGGAAAAAATAGAGCTGGAAAAAAAGCCGGGCAGGAACGGAAAGTATCTCATTGATGTGCTTCCCGAGCAGCTTCTCTCCTTTATGGTCGAGGAGAATAAGCAATGTCTCATTAACAGAGATGAGGTTTCCATCCTCATCCATCGTAATAAAACCGCATGGAGCAAAATTTAGCTGATCATCCATCAAACTCGGTCACCTGTTTTCTTTTTTTCAAGGCTTGCCATGTCTCCAGCCAAATATTCACTGATTAACCGAATTGTTTCCTCAGGATGGCTCATGTGCGGGCAGTGGCCTGTTGCTTCCATAACTCTGAACGTGCTGAGAGGTGTGTTTTCATGAACAAAACGGCCAACCTCCATAGAAGCTATGACGTCATCCGTACACTGGAGTATAAGTGACGGTACGGTAATATTCGGAAGATCCTTCCTGTTGTCAGCGAAAAAGGTCGCCTGGGCAAACTGTCGCGCTATTACTGGATCCGTTGAACAGAACCGTTCCTCAAGGTCAGCGGAGAGTTCGGGGCGCTGGGGATTGCCCATCACAGTGGCAGCAAACATATTTGCCCAGCCAATGTAATTTTTCTCCATTAAATCCAACAGTCCTGTAAGCTCCTCTTTTTCATAACCACCGGCATACTCAGGAGGGTCATTCAGGTAGCATGGGGATGGCCCCAGCATGATGAGGCTGGAAAATAATTCAGGTCTTTTCAGGGAGGCGAGGGCTCCAATCATGCCGCCTACGGAGTGGCCGACTAAAATAACATCCTCTAACTTTAATGCTTCGCACACATCAAGGACGTCCTGCGCGTACCCTTCGAGAGTGCTGTATTTATCTGGGCTGTATGCTGCCAGGTCGGAATTTCCGGCGCCCACATAATCAAATAATATAACTTTATAATTGTCTTCGAAAGACTCTGCTACTGTATTCCATACATTTTGATCACAGCCAAAGCCAGGAGCAAAAAGCATCGGCACAGTGCCTCGCCCTTTCACTTTTACGTTATTACGGGCTAATATATCCATTTAAAGGCTCCTTCTGCTATTTTACTTTTTAAACATTTGTGTTTAAAAAATACGCTGATTCAATCATAGCATTTTAACAGTAGTTATGTGGGGAAATGCGAAAATAAGTATTGGCGGATTGTGGGAATTGCAGTTTTAAGAAAGTCAGAAACCTTCTGTTAGCGGGAGGCTGGAAGAGTGTGTAAATTATTACATAATTTCGAATTGGAATATAAGAACCAGCGGTAATTCTGTTTTCTAGTCATTTATTCCCAGGAACTTTATAATAGAATTATAGTTTTTCATACGGAAGATATTAAAAGGTTTATGAGGAAAAGAGCGAAGACCAAGGTTGTCACTTTTTACATATTGGGAGGTATTTTATTGGAATGCAGGGGCTGCTCAGTTCACGAATTAAGCTATGAAATTAAGCTGGACGGATTGGGAAATAAGGCGGTGCAGCAGGAAGTAATCAATCATCTGGACAGGAGAGGCATGGATGTCCAGGCTAAGGGGAATATTTTAACGGTTAATGAGCCAGGGGTTCTTGAGCTGCTGGATTTCTGCCATCATCATTTGAATGTGGAGGAAGCTTCTTTCCGTCTCGCTGACAAGAACTGGCTTCCCCTTTCTGAGGTGGAGTCTGTACTGGAGCTTCAATGGATTGACGAGGTGATAAGTAAGGAGCTCATCACTTGTTTTTACCAGCCGATCGTCACCAGAGATGAAGAGGTGTATGGCTATGAGCTGCTGGCCAGGTTTAAGCGGGAGGACGGGTCCTTTATTTTTCCCGGAGAAATCTTTGGAGCGGCGAAAACACGGGGGCGCTTGTATGCACTGGACCGCTTATGCAGAATGACAGCGGTAAGGTACGCAGAAAGGTTAGGGAATAAGAAAGCCTTTATTAACTTTATTCCTACTTCCATTTATGCTCCGGAATACTGCCTCCGGTCAACTATTGGACTGGCCACCCAGCTGGGTATAGACCCTGCCCAGCTTGTCTTTGAAGTGGTGGAGACGGAAAAGGTGGACGATACAGCCCATTTAAAAAGAATCCTCCATTATTACAAGGAACGGGGGTTCAAATACGCCCTTGATGATGTAGGGGAGGGCTATAACACGTTTGAAATGCTGGAAAAACTGAGGCCGGATTATATGAAGCTGGATATGAAGTTTGTTCAGGGCGTAGCCGTGGATCTGGAAAAGCAGGAGGCTGCAGCACGACTTCTAGCTAAAGCTGCTGAAACCGGGTCTGTCCCTCTCGCAGAAGGTGTGGAAACGAAAGAGGATTTTGAGTGGCTGAAAGATAAAGGATATGAGTTGTTCCAGGGGTATTATTTTGGGAAACCAGCCCCTTCGCCGAGGGAGAATAAGGACAGCACACTTACGAATAATTAACTTAAAGTCAAATTTTGCTGAGGTATGGAGGTTGACGCTATTACCGGCAACCTTGGCAGAAACTATGAAGAGCACCTCCCGCTTCAGGGAAGTGCTCTTTATCAATAATATCGCCTGCCGCCGGCAAATCTCTCTGAGAAAAACTCATCATGATCCAGATGGCGGGTTGTTACGCCAGAAGACTCAGATGCAATGATAAACTGGTCATGGCCGATATAAATTCCAGGCAGGTAACTGCTTGAACCTTCGAAAAAGACAAGGTCACCGATTTCCAGCTCGCTCCGCTCTATTTTTTCTCCGGCCTCGAACTGTGCATTCGCGGTGTCGGGGAGATTGATACCAAGGCTTTCCTGGTATACATATTTTACGAGTCCGGAGGTGTTGAAGCCTTCGTCTGGTGATGTGCCGCCGGATTCAAAAGGCGTGTAAAGAAGGCTGGCTGCCTCCTGGACCACAGGGTGCTCGCCCTGGAGGCTCATGCTGTCGTATCTTCGGGCGCCTGTGTAGTTGTCGTTCCAGTAATCGTTCAGATAAGATATCTGTGTTTTCGCTTCTGTTCTGCTCGCATGGATCATCAGGGCCTCCCCGAGGTAAATGCCTGCGTGTGTAATCTCCCCATTGCCCCGGTCTTCATCCTCCAGGTCAATACCTGAGAAAAACAGGATGTCTCCTGGTTCAAGGTTGCTTTGGTCAACCGCTTCCCCAATGAGGTATTGGTCAGTAGTAACCCGTGGAATGTAGACGTCCATGCTCTCACGGAAAACGAGCTGGGTAAAAAACGAGCAATCGAAGGCTTCCAGAGTATTGCCTCCGAATTCGTATGGAGTATCAAGGTATTCCATCGCGTGCCGTACTGCAGGGTGGCTGTGGTCTGTGTACGTGTCAGGATGAAGGGCTGCTTTTTCCTCCTCTGTAAGGCGTTTCCCCCCTGCAAAGTTTTCCGTCCAGAAACCCCCGTCCTGCAGACGCAGTGTCTCCACCCCGTTGCTTTGTGAGGCGGTCATAAACTCTCCGTGCCCTAAGTAAATCCCGCTCATTAGTGTGTTTCCTTCAAAAAAGACGAGGTCCCCTGGGTAAAGATCTTCGGCTGTAACCTGTTCGCCGAGTTCATTCTGGTGCTGGGCAATCCGGGGCATGCGGAGACCGGTGGTTTCCTCATACACGTGCTGGGTGAATCCGGAAGAATTAAAGCCTTCTTCGGGCGAGGAACCGCCGGACTGGAAAGGTGTGCCCTCCAGGCTTCTGGCTGCAGA
Protein-coding regions in this window:
- a CDS encoding SpoIIE family protein phosphatase — translated: MDDQLNFAPCGFITMDEDGNLISVNETLLILLDHKGEKLLGKHINEILSVPARLFFQLYFFPLISKEEKVEEMYISLTSSKGEELPVLINALRRYRNNASVIDCVLIPMHKRDEYENELIKAKKMAEIALVEKDKAVMEMEDLLQKLEEQRQELIALNRENQLYKENIEKELQLAKNIQETSLTEPINNEELEIDAYYKASSELSGDMYGFYQISRTQYGIILLDVMGHGISSSMITMSLQSLFQRLISRGVTGERIMKELDAHLHELFRNNADAWHYCTAIYLFIDTERKTIEYVNAGHPPALLQAPDGIQYELISTTPPLGAFEGITFVKNSVEYSNGGRLLLYTDGVTDPLDVQHLPELLMKHPSASLKELKESILQSLEETESSYTENDDKCFILVDLK
- a CDS encoding alpha/beta fold hydrolase, with translation MDILARNNVKVKGRGTVPMLFAPGFGCDQNVWNTVAESFEDNYKVILFDYVGAGNSDLAAYSPDKYSTLEGYAQDVLDVCEALKLEDVILVGHSVGGMIGALASLKRPELFSSLIMLGPSPCYLNDPPEYAGGYEKEELTGLLDLMEKNYIGWANMFAATVMGNPQRPELSADLEERFCSTDPVIARQFAQATFFADNRKDLPNITVPSLILQCTDDVIASMEVGRFVHENTPLSTFRVMEATGHCPHMSHPEETIRLISEYLAGDMASLEKKKTGDRV
- a CDS encoding C40 family peptidase, with translation MARRRTAARNNGTTFLMVGALLLILALLFRPWDFISFTSDTPTTGNNTSETQPTETENRMKDIFSDRDYGDLDPETEDILSAARSLEGTPFQSGGSSPEEGFNSSGFTQHVYEETTGLRMPRIAQHQNELGEQVTAEDLYPGDLVFFEGNTLMSGIYLGHGEFMTASQSNGVETLRLQDGGFWTENFAGGKRLTEEEKAALHPDTYTDHSHPAVRHAMEYLDTPYEFGGNTLEAFDCSFFTQLVFRESMDVYIPRVTTDQYLIGEAVDQSNLEPGDILFFSGIDLEDEDRGNGEITHAGIYLGEALMIHASRTEAKTQISYLNDYWNDNYTGARRYDSMSLQGEHPVVQEAASLLYTPFESGGTSPDEGFNTSGLVKYVYQESLGINLPDTANAQFEAGEKIERSELEIGDLVFFEGSSSYLPGIYIGHDQFIIASESSGVTTRHLDHDEFFSERFAGGRRYY
- a CDS encoding DUF3889 domain-containing protein, encoding MKKNILWVLALLIFVSVMVPGNFAQAQDPEYAKWGKLAIERMMEEYPGEDVKEYDYQGKVIISDVREQFNFLFTLEDGSKVRAYVLVDRKKDELIDIHLEQGQ
- a CDS encoding EAL domain-containing protein; amino-acid sequence: MECRGCSVHELSYEIKLDGLGNKAVQQEVINHLDRRGMDVQAKGNILTVNEPGVLELLDFCHHHLNVEEASFRLADKNWLPLSEVESVLELQWIDEVISKELITCFYQPIVTRDEEVYGYELLARFKREDGSFIFPGEIFGAAKTRGRLYALDRLCRMTAVRYAERLGNKKAFINFIPTSIYAPEYCLRSTIGLATQLGIDPAQLVFEVVETEKVDDTAHLKRILHYYKERGFKYALDDVGEGYNTFEMLEKLRPDYMKLDMKFVQGVAVDLEKQEAAARLLAKAAETGSVPLAEGVETKEDFEWLKDKGYELFQGYYFGKPAPSPRENKDSTLTNN
- a CDS encoding catalase gives rise to the protein MKDNKLPKKSVPPKQRPQQKKQQLEQFTVDHEGEKLTTNQGVPVSNDDDSLKAGIRGPTIMEDFHFREKMTHFDHERIPERVVHARGTGAYGYFQVYEPLTELTRAKFLQDPSVKTPVFVRFSTVVGSRGSADTVRDVRGFATKFYTEEGNYDLVANNIPVFFIQDAIKFPDVVHAIKPEPHNEMPQASSAHDTFWDFVVNNTEIAHMIMWLLSDRAIPRSYRMMQGFGVHTFRVVNAQGKARFVKFHWTPLLGTHSLVWDEAQKLAGKDPDYHRRDLWEAIEAGHFPEYEFGIQVLEEEDEFKFDFDVLDSTKLWPEELIPVRPIGKLTLNRNNDNFFAETEQAAFHTGNVVPGIDFTNDPLLQGRLFSYLDTQLIRLGGPNFHEIPVNRAMTRVRNNQRDGYHRMTIDRGVTSYQPNSMRGNYPRPVPPEKGGYTHYQEKVEGKKIQERSPSFKDHFSQAQLFWNSMSPAEKRHIVEAFHFEVGKVEHMELRQRVVDMFNHVDHALARQIAAGVGAEPPARPAVKGITAKSPALSQENTNKTARTRRVAILLDHGWNVNQLRQFTDALKKAGVHPDIISRRLGKLVSEDGKHQIEADNSLTTVESVMYDAVFIPGGRKSASSLASDGDALHFINEAFKHAKTIGAVNEGVNLLNASQIRNAIIAGAENPLLPISSHGVVTVRKAGNLRSFNKAFIQALAQHRHWDREKLAGQVPG